TCATGTACGATACCTTTGTTGCAAGAAAGCATGGTCCTGTACCAGCTTTAACCTATAAGGTGTTGCGTGGTATTGAAGGCAAGGCAGACCTTTCTTCGCCAGAATTGAAGGATTTTGCAGATTCATTGAATATAGCCATCTCTCAGGATGGTCATCAACTTGTTCTAGCTTCCAAGAATGCGGAATGCGATATGGATGAACTGTCTGTAGCTGATGTGAAGATGTTGGATAAATGGATTGAAAAGTGCAAGGATGTAGAATCCTTTGACCTATCTGATAAGTCACATGAAGACAGAGCTTGGAAACGTGCAAAACGTCAGGCAGACAAAACAGGTGAGGACTCCAAGATAACCATGTATGATATGGCAGCTGCGGCAGGAGCAAGCAAAGACATGCTATGTATTATTCGTGACCGTCAATCTTTTCAAAAAGCATTGTCATGGATTTAAGGGAGTTAGTTCTATTTTGGAACATACTGCCTCTGATGGCAACTTCTCTAGAGGTAATCCTATCAAAAGTAGAATAAAAATAATATTCCTCATTCGAGCGACGACAAGTGCAGAGCGATACTGCAATGAGGAACAATATATAAAATCATGAAATCTTATTTCTCCATAAAGCCAGGAGCAACCTTAAGAGTGTTAGATGTTAGCAAATTAGAAGTTACAGTGATTGCCTCTATCATTGTGGTCATTTAATAGTTGTGATATAATTATGAGAATTTATCATTATACTTCAGTTGATACATTGGAAAAAATACTTTCAGGTAAGTCTATCCTATTTAGGCGTCTTGATTGTGTAGACGATGTGATGGAATATACAGTAAGTGAATTTGCTAAGTATATGTTCATATCTTGTTGGACGGAAAGCAAAGAGGAAAATATTCCTCTTTGGAAGATGTATACTACTGATATAACTAAAGGAATTAGAATTTCACTTCCACAGGAAATGTTTAAAACATATTCTCCTATACCAAATGGTCGTTATGTAAAAAATCAAATAAGTGAAAGCTTAGTTCCTGTTGATGAAATCCTCAACTCTGACTATATGGTTATGCCCATAGATTTAAGCAGGGATAAAGAGAATGAAATATTCTTTCGACACGTTGAATATGTTTTAAATCCCAAAATAGCAGTAGGTAAGATTAAAAATTTGGTATGTAGCAATGGGAAACTGTATAATGTGCTGGATATCGATAGACTTGGCAGGTTTAAACATAAAAGCTGGGAATTTCAACAAGAAGTTCGTTTTGCATTAACGATATTCCCTTTTAATCCTTATAATTATGCAGGTAAAACTGATGGTTTAGAAAAATTTGCAAACGAATGCGCTCAAATGAAGGATTTATCATTTTCAAGTTATTTTCTTCACTTAAAGGACGATATATTTGATCAGCTTGAAATAACACTGAGTCCAAATATATCTGAGGAAAGTAGAAAACTTGTTGATAACTTGGTTCAACAATATGCTCCTAAAGCTATTATCAAAGAAAGCGCCTTTCATAATAAAGTTATATTTAAGTGAAGTTGATATCGAATTGTATAATTGTGTAAGCTATAGCAAAGCGGTTCCATCCCGCACAACCTGGCGAGACCTTTGATGGTCCGCCAACCTTATAGCGTAGCGGTTCTGAGCACCGGAGGGCGGTTACATCCCCGCTTCCTGAGGTTTCTGTCCCCTACAAGGGGAACCGAAGGAGTCGTAAAGACTATTGAAGAGGGGCTTGGGGAGAAAGTGGAGCCCTCTTTGGCTAAAGAGGGACGGGGTGATTCGAAAAAATCTTATGTAAGAATTTAAGTTAGAACAATGAATATAATCAAAACAGATATTGAAGGCGTCCTCATTATAGAGCCACGCCTCTTCCGCGACTCTCGTGGCTACTTCTTCGAGAGCTTCAGTGAACGAGAGTTTGAAGAGAAGGTAGCCCCAATCCTGGGACACAGTGTTCACTTCTGCCAAGATAATGAGTCTATGAGCAGCTATGGCGTAATGCGAGGCTTGCACTTCCAGTGCCCACCATATACCCAGAGTAAGTTGGTACGCTGCGTAAAGGGTAGAGTGCTCGATGTAGCAGTAGATATCCGCAAGGGTTCACCAACCTATGGCAAGCATGTTGCCGTAGAGTTAACCGAAGACAATCATGTCCAGTTCTTCATTCCAAAGGGCTTTGCTCATGGTTTCGCCGTTCTCTCAGAAACAGCAGTCTTCCAGTACAAGTGTGATAACTTCTATCATCCAGAGGCTGATGGAGGTATCAGCATCCTTGATGACACTCTCGGTATTGATTGGAAAATCCCAACCGAGCATGCTAATCTCTCAGAAAAAGATACGAAGCATGCAATGCTGAAAGATTTTGATAGTCCTTTCGATATCAACGTAGATTTATACAAATAAGGATATATTAAGGATACTGATATAATAGTTAATATTTATCCTATATTTATTGAAATCAATTTTTTTAATTATTATTTATTATGAAAAGATACTGTGTAGAAGAACAAATGGATGGGACTTATAGAGTCTATTTTGTTAATTTGGTAACAGAACGTGAGGTGTATCTTAAGGATATTTTTAGTAGCAAAAAAGAAGCACAGGCCTTTTGTGACGAACTGAACGCTGATGCAGAAGAATAGTGACTGCTTACAAATAATATCTTAAGATACAAGGTAAGTAGTCTAAGATTCTTTTGAAAGTAATCTAAACTTCATTCAGTGATTATAAGGTTCTCCTCGATGTAGCGATGATGAAAAATAGCAGAGGTAAAGGAGTTTGCTTAGCAATCCTTCATCCTAAAAGATAATGCTAACGAGCGAAATGAAAACTGGCTTTCAAATTGCCGAGTGCAGCTTATCTTCTGCAAAACGATACAATATAACTTTTTTCTAAAAACTGATGGGCGTAACTACTTGTAATATAGTGGAGACGCTGTATTAGAATATATTTTAGTGTTTATAATTACAAAACTATAGGAGGTGATTATGGGACATAAATGTTTTATATCTTTCAAAACGGAAGATGAAAATTACAAAACTGAAATTCAGAAATGGAGTGATAATAATAAAGTCGACATGATTGATAAATCATTAAATGAACCTATCGATTCGGAAGATGAAGATTATATCATGCGTAAAATTCGTGAAGATTATTTGGCAGATTCTACGGTGACTATTGTTCTTATAGGTGTACATAGTGCAGAAAATCAAGGAGAAGAAGAGCAGAAATATATTAAGCGAGAGTTACAGGCTTCATTATACAATGGCAAGAATAATACTCGAAATGGTATTTTGGGCGTAGTTTTACCTGATATGATAGATAAAATTTATAAGGGAAACTATACATGCGATATATGTGGCAAGAGCCATCGTTGGATAGATCTTAACGATTCTACTATCATTAAGGAGTTTTGGTGTAATTATTACTTGGATCATAAAGATAAATGCCATTATACGGAAGAGGATAGATATTGTGTGCTTGTCAAGTGGGAAGATTTTAAAAAAGCACCAAATAAATACATAGATATGGCATTTGATAAACGCAGTCAAGATATAGCCAATAAGGTTATTGTTTATCCAAAATAGAAAATTATGAAACAGACTTGTTTTGTTGTCATGGGGTACGGCAAGAAAATGGATTATGCCACAGGAAAGACGGTTGATTTAGATAAAGTCTATAAGACTATTATCCAGCCTGTTGTAGTATCTTCTGGGTATAGATGCGTGAGAGGTGATGAGGTTAAAGACCCTTCTTTAATAGATAGGAGCATGTATGCTTTGCTCATGCATGCAGAATTGGTTATAGCCGATGTTACAACATTTAATCCTAATGCTGTTTATGAGTTGGGGGTTCGGCATGCAGTGAAACCTTATTCAACTATCATCATGATGGATTCTGCATCAACGATTCCGTTTGATATAAACCATTGTCGAATTATTCAATATAAAAATGAGGGGTTATTTATGGATGTAGATGAGGTTGAGAGGGTTAAGACAAAATTAAGCAGTATGATTAACGACATCTTAGCTAATCCTCACACAGATAGTCCTCTTTATACTTATATAAACGGGGTCGATTGTCCCCAATTACCCCAAGCAGAGTTCGATGCAATAATAACAGATCTTGCAAAAGAGGAAGTATGCCTTTATGCTATTGTTGAAAAAGCCCAAAGATTACGTGAGGAGGAAAAATGGGAGGAAGCTCTAATGTTTTGGTCAAAAGCCGTAGAAATAAAGCCAAAAGAAGAATATTATTTACAGCAAAAAGCATATTGTACATATATGGCTAAATTGCCCTCTCCTGAAATAGCGTATAACGATGCTTTAATAATATTAGGAAATCTTCCTCAAAATAACAATTCTGAAACTTTAGGTCTTTTGGGAGCTGTTTATAAGCGGATGTACGAGTTGCATACGGATGATTTAGCAACTTTAAATAGGGCTATTGATTGTTATGGTAAGGGTTACAAAATCTGTGGAGATTATTATACTGGAGAAAACTATGCATATTGCTTATATTTGAAATCTAAAGCTGATTTCATAGACTTAGAGGATGAAGAAAGGATTTATTCTCGTTTTGAAGCAAAAAAAGTTTGGAAAGATATAATCAAGCGTTATCTACCTTTAGAAGATGACGTTACAGACTTGCTTAAAAAAGAGGATGGAATCTGGGTAATTGCTACCGTGAGTTCCTGTCTTTTTGCTTTAAATGATGAACGGCATGCTATATATGAAAAATATTTTTTAGAGCATTGTTCTCAAAGGCAAAAGAATACTTATATGAAGCAGAAGAAAAAATTACAAAAATTACTTTAAGCTTATGGATGTTAGTAAATATATTACTGAGTTCGTCGACCCTCAAATCAAGTGGCATGATTCAAAAAGTTGCTTGAATAAATGGGGATATATCATCTGTTCCATCATATCAATAGCCGGCTCTATTATATCTGCAGCCGTTATACAATATAGTTCATTGTGTGGAACTATTCTTTCTGCTATTGTAGCAATAGCTGTAGGCATAAATTCTCTATTTAAGTTTCAGACCAAGTGGAAACTATATAGGTTAACAGCAGAATCTTTGCGAATAGAGAAAATTCATTATAAAGTTGGAGGAGGACTTTATAATGGTTCAGACAAAGAGAAAGCCTTTGTTGATTCAGTCATGAAAATATTAAAGAAAACTAATGCAGATTGGCAGCTCATGTTTAATGAAGATCAACAAACTTCTGTAGGAGCAAACTAGTTTCTTGTGTGTATTTTTTTACTTATGCGTCGGTTAGTTGTATTTTTCTCTTGGCAGTCTGATATTCCTGATAACCATTCTACAATCAAAAGTGGATTGGAGAAGGCTTGTAAAAAACTTAGCCAGGAATTGGATTGTGAAGTTATCTATGATGAGTCCTTACGAGGAGAATTAGGCTCTCCTCAAATAGAGGGAGTGGTAGTAAAAAAGATTCATGATTGTGATGTTTTTGTTGCGGATTTGACACCAGTAGCAGAACTCTATGAAAAGAGGTTGCCTAACTCTAACGTAATGTATGAATTGGGTCGAGCAGAAGAGTCTCATGGCCACGAGCAGATTGTGAAATTGGCAAACAAGGATAATTTTGATGCCAATAAATTGCCTTTTGACATCAATCATTCCTCTATTTTACCAATAGATATTACGGATAAGGAGGTCTTTTATCATCTCATAAAGCGGGAAGTGAAGTATGCTTATGATTGCCCTCAGAACATGTTTTCGAAGAATGATGAAACGTTGTATTCTGATTTCCAAATTCAAAAGAATATAAAATCAGGCAAGTATCTTCCTGATACATTTCTGGAGAAAAGAGATTTGAAGGAACACTTGAGATATTTTGTGGATCCATACCTTTTTACACCATATGTCGCGGATAAGATATACCGTTTGAATTTTGACCGTCTTAACAGAGGAAGAAGGTTATGGAATAAGCCAAAATTTAATTTCAATGTTACCCAGTTCAAAGTCGATAAATCTTTTTCATCTTTTTCTCATCTTTATGAACCTCTTTTAAAAATGAGAGAGTACATCAAAGAGAAAGGTATGAGTTTGTCTTCTCAAAATAGCAATGAAGATTATTTTAGCTCTACAAAATGTGGGAAGAAAGTAACAGATTTAACTTACTTGACATCAAAACTCTGTTTGTTAACAGGCAACGCTGGGCAGGGAAAAACCAATTTCCTATGTGATTTTACGGAAAATGTACTCTTGAAACGCCATATACCATTTGCTTATGTCAATGGATATGAAGTAGACGCTACCGATGTTGAGAATCTTTTTGTAAAAACAATTTGTCCATCACTAGATATTTCTTTTTCTAAAATGATGGATGAAGTAGCAAAGTATTGTTATGCCATACGTAAGCCTATAGTTTTTATCATTGATGGACTTAATGAAAACCCATACCCTGAGCGCTTTGCAGTCTCGTTGGAAAAATTTCTGAAGAGATTTATGGCTTTTGACTTTGTAAAAATAATAATGACATGCAGAAGTGAATATTTTGACGAAAATTTTAGTGACTTGTTGAATGCTTTTAGTGACGATATGATTATCGAAAGGGATATTTATCAGCATATTCATGATGGAGATGAGGATTTGTTGTTGAAGAAATATTTTAGATATTTCAATATCGTCATTACATTAGATGAAGGTGTGAAATCATGTTTGACAAACAATCTTTTACTCCTTCGCATTTTTTGTGAAGCCAATAGGGATAAACAATTAGGTTTGGTTAGCCATATTAAGCGTGATGAATTATTTACAGTCTACTTTGATAAAATGCTGTCTAGGCTAGCGGAAACGCATGATTGGGTGGGACGTAAAGTTTTACGAAAAAGAAAGATCAAAAAATTCTTTTCTTTGATTCTTAAGTATATGATACAAAATGATACCTTCTTCAATGTGCCGATAGAAGATTTGTTCGAAGAGATGGAAGAAGAGGATGAGAATATGCTTTTAAGATTCTTGGATGAGAATATATTACTTAGGAAAGATTTATCTGAGAAAAAGGATTCTTTAGTAAGAAAGACTGAAATTGTTAATTTTACTTACGATACCTTCCGTGACTATCTCTTAGCTCACTATATTTTGGATACTCTGTCAGAAAATGTAGAAGAACAGAAAACGTTGATTCATAAGTATACTCATGATGGGCATCAATTGAAAGAAGGAATTATACCGTATCTTTTAGTCCATGCCAAGAATGAAGAAAATAGAGAAATTTTGGATTTTGAGAAATCTCAGCCTTGGTATATACCTGCCTTTAAAAAATATATTTGGGATGTAGATGAATCTAAGGTAACAGAAGATGATATTGCACTTTTGAAATCACTAGTTTTGAAAAATCCAGAAAAGTTAGCAAAGCAATTGTTGTTTAGGGGAAGATGGAATACTAAGTTACATCCAAAGTTGAATATCTTGATTTTACTGAAGATAGTTTCGCAAATGGATGATGCTGAACTTTATGATTGGATCAATAAAAT
The Segatella copri DNA segment above includes these coding regions:
- a CDS encoding NACHT domain-containing protein — encoded protein: MRRLVVFFSWQSDIPDNHSTIKSGLEKACKKLSQELDCEVIYDESLRGELGSPQIEGVVVKKIHDCDVFVADLTPVAELYEKRLPNSNVMYELGRAEESHGHEQIVKLANKDNFDANKLPFDINHSSILPIDITDKEVFYHLIKREVKYAYDCPQNMFSKNDETLYSDFQIQKNIKSGKYLPDTFLEKRDLKEHLRYFVDPYLFTPYVADKIYRLNFDRLNRGRRLWNKPKFNFNVTQFKVDKSFSSFSHLYEPLLKMREYIKEKGMSLSSQNSNEDYFSSTKCGKKVTDLTYLTSKLCLLTGNAGQGKTNFLCDFTENVLLKRHIPFAYVNGYEVDATDVENLFVKTICPSLDISFSKMMDEVAKYCYAIRKPIVFIIDGLNENPYPERFAVSLEKFLKRFMAFDFVKIIMTCRSEYFDENFSDLLNAFSDDMIIERDIYQHIHDGDEDLLLKKYFRYFNIVITLDEGVKSCLTNNLLLLRIFCEANRDKQLGLVSHIKRDELFTVYFDKMLSRLAETHDWVGRKVLRKRKIKKFFSLILKYMIQNDTFFNVPIEDLFEEMEEEDENMLLRFLDENILLRKDLSEKKDSLVRKTEIVNFTYDTFRDYLLAHYILDTLSENVEEQKTLIHKYTHDGHQLKEGIIPYLLVHAKNEENREILDFEKSQPWYIPAFKKYIWDVDESKVTEDDIALLKSLVLKNPEKLAKQLLFRGRWNTKLHPKLNILILLKIVSQMDDAELYDWINKIWPSVSEKYWVSKQTSERESFVSLNEEILGDEHLFDSEDAQFIFEFFAYVAAVTEGKAKYVYLCYINTALN
- a CDS encoding TIR domain-containing protein; the protein is MGHKCFISFKTEDENYKTEIQKWSDNNKVDMIDKSLNEPIDSEDEDYIMRKIREDYLADSTVTIVLIGVHSAENQGEEEQKYIKRELQASLYNGKNNTRNGILGVVLPDMIDKIYKGNYTCDICGKSHRWIDLNDSTIIKEFWCNYYLDHKDKCHYTEEDRYCVLVKWEDFKKAPNKYIDMAFDKRSQDIANKVIVYPK
- a CDS encoding DUF4231 domain-containing protein, whose amino-acid sequence is MDVSKYITEFVDPQIKWHDSKSCLNKWGYIICSIISIAGSIISAAVIQYSSLCGTILSAIVAIAVGINSLFKFQTKWKLYRLTAESLRIEKIHYKVGGGLYNGSDKEKAFVDSVMKILKKTNADWQLMFNEDQQTSVGAN
- the rfbC gene encoding dTDP-4-dehydrorhamnose 3,5-epimerase; its protein translation is MNIIKTDIEGVLIIEPRLFRDSRGYFFESFSEREFEEKVAPILGHSVHFCQDNESMSSYGVMRGLHFQCPPYTQSKLVRCVKGRVLDVAVDIRKGSPTYGKHVAVELTEDNHVQFFIPKGFAHGFAVLSETAVFQYKCDNFYHPEADGGISILDDTLGIDWKIPTEHANLSEKDTKHAMLKDFDSPFDINVDLYK
- a CDS encoding Panacea domain-containing protein, which encodes MKTIDQILKIKAVVLYILKAFPEGVDYIHLFKVMYFAQQDQLKEYGLPIMYDTFVARKHGPVPALTYKVLRGIEGKADLSSPELKDFADSLNIAISQDGHQLVLASKNAECDMDELSVADVKMLDKWIEKCKDVESFDLSDKSHEDRAWKRAKRQADKTGEDSKITMYDMAAAAGASKDMLCIIRDRQSFQKALSWI
- a CDS encoding tetratricopeptide repeat-containing protein, which encodes MKQTCFVVMGYGKKMDYATGKTVDLDKVYKTIIQPVVVSSGYRCVRGDEVKDPSLIDRSMYALLMHAELVIADVTTFNPNAVYELGVRHAVKPYSTIIMMDSASTIPFDINHCRIIQYKNEGLFMDVDEVERVKTKLSSMINDILANPHTDSPLYTYINGVDCPQLPQAEFDAIITDLAKEEVCLYAIVEKAQRLREEEKWEEALMFWSKAVEIKPKEEYYLQQKAYCTYMAKLPSPEIAYNDALIILGNLPQNNNSETLGLLGAVYKRMYELHTDDLATLNRAIDCYGKGYKICGDYYTGENYAYCLYLKSKADFIDLEDEERIYSRFEAKKVWKDIIKRYLPLEDDVTDLLKKEDGIWVIATVSSCLFALNDERHAIYEKYFLEHCSQRQKNTYMKQKKKLQKLL